The proteins below are encoded in one region of Scleropages formosus chromosome 19, fSclFor1.1, whole genome shotgun sequence:
- the ebf2 gene encoding transcription factor COE2 isoform X2, whose product MDAVRSWVRNVGVVDANVAAQSGVALSRAHFEKQPPSNLRKSNFFHFVLALYDRHGQPVEVERTAFIDFVEHEKTGEKTNNGTHYKLQLLYSNGVRTEQDLYARLIDSVTKQPISYEGQNKNPEMCRVLLTHEVMCSRCCEKKSCGNRNETPSDPVIIDRFFLKFFLKCNQNCLKTAGNPRDMRRFQVVLSSTVSVDGHVLAVSDNMFVHNNSKHGRRARRIEPGESVENSMEYATPCIKAISPSEGWTTGGAMVIIIGENFFDGLQVVFGSMLVWSELITPHAIRVQTPPRHIPGVVEVTLSYKSKQFCKGAPGRFIYTALNEPTIDYGFQRLQKVIPRHPGDPEKLAKEMLLKRAADLVEALYGNPHSNQDMLLKRAADIAEALYSVPRPHSQLQALPSSPAHGSVMGLGSYPSQLGVSIGEPGQTAAQGYIRNSSSLSPRGYPSASTPQQSSYGSSGGMSGGYGAVPMASLGVPGSPGFSSASPTGSPYGIMPSSPTIPGSSSSSSLLPFSSFPSSAKQKSAFAPVLRPQGSPSPACTASGGNGFRAMTGLVIPPM is encoded by the exons TGGTGTGGCTCTGTCCAGGGCACACTTTGAGAAGCAGCCACCCTCGAACCTACGCAAGTCCAACTTCTTCCACTTTGTGTTGGCGCTCTACGACCGACACGGGCAgccggtggaggtggagaggacTGCCTTCATCGACTTTGTGGAGCACGAGAAG ACTGGAGAGAAGACGAACAATGGGACACATTACAAGCTGCAGCTCCTTTACAGCAACG GGGTCCGGACAGAACAGGACCTGTATGCACGACTCATCGACTCTGTCACCAAACAG CCTATTTCCTACGAAGGACAGAACAAGAACCCCGAGATGTGCAGAGTGCTGCTCACACATGAGGTGATGTGCAG CCGCTGCTGCGAGAAGAAGAGCTGCGGCAACCGAAACGAGACCCCCTCAGACCCGGTCATCATCGACAG GTTTTTCTTAAAGTTCTTCCTCAAGTGCAACCAGAATTGTCTGAAAACGGCGGGGAACCCTCGGGACATGAGGCGGTTTCAG GTGGTCCTGTCCAGTACGGTTAGTGTGGATGGTCATGTCTTGGCTGTGTCGGACAACATGTTCGTCCACAATAACTCCAAACATGGACGTCGCGCACGCAGGATTGAGCCTGGAGAAAGCGTGGAGAACAGCATGGAATATG ccacccccTGCATAAAAGCCATCAGCCCCAGTGAGGGCTGGACCACAGGGGGCGCCATGGTCATCATCATTGGGGAGAACTTTTTTGACGGGCTGCAGGTGGTCTTCGGAAGCATGCTGGTATGGAGTGAG CTCATCACACCCCACGCCATCCGCGTCCAGACCCCGCCGCGCCACATCCCAGGGGTGGTGGAGGTCACGCTCTCCTACAAGTCCAAGCAGTTCTGCAAGGGGGCACCTGGACGTTTCATCTACACAG CCCTGAATGAACCCACCATTGACTATGGCTTTCAGCGTTTGCAGAAGGTCATACCCAGACACCCCGGGGACCCTGAAAAACTGGCCAAG GAGATGCTCCTGAAGAGAGCAGCAGACCTGGTTGAGGCCCTCTATGGAAATCCTCACAGTAACCAG GACATGCTTCTGAAGCGTGCTGCAGACATTGCGGAGGCCCTCTACAGTGTGCCACGCCCCCACAGCCAGCTGCAGGCTCTGCCCAGCTCCCCGGCCCACGGCAGCGTGATGGGCCTGGGCTCCTACCCTTCCCAGCTGGGAGTCAGCATCGGTGAGCCAGGCCAGACTGCAGCTCAAG GCTACATTCGTAACTCCAGCAGCCTGTCCCCGCGAGGCTACCCGTCTGCCTCTACCCCCCAGCAGTCCAGCTATGGGAGCAGTGGAGGCATGAGTGGCGGGTATGGGGCTGTGCCTATGGCTAGCCTGGGAGTACCGGGTTCCCCGGGCTTCAGCAGCGCCTCTCCCACAGGCTCACCCTATGGAA TCATGCCCTCCAGCCCCACCATCCCTGGGTCCAGTTCCTCCTCCTCATTGCTCCCCTTCTCCTCGTTCCCATCCTCCGCCAAGCAGAAGAGCGCCTTCGCTCCAGTACTCCGGCCCCAGGGCTCGCCCTCCCCTGCCTGCACCGCCTCTGGGGGCAACGGCTTCCGAG CAATGACCGGCCTGGTCATCCCCCCCATGTAG
- the ebf2 gene encoding transcription factor COE2 isoform X1, translating into MDAVRSWVRNVGVVDANVAAQSGVALSRAHFEKQPPSNLRKSNFFHFVLALYDRHGQPVEVERTAFIDFVEHEKEQTGEKTNNGTHYKLQLLYSNGVRTEQDLYARLIDSVTKQPISYEGQNKNPEMCRVLLTHEVMCSRCCEKKSCGNRNETPSDPVIIDRFFLKFFLKCNQNCLKTAGNPRDMRRFQVVLSSTVSVDGHVLAVSDNMFVHNNSKHGRRARRIEPGESVENSMEYATPCIKAISPSEGWTTGGAMVIIIGENFFDGLQVVFGSMLVWSELITPHAIRVQTPPRHIPGVVEVTLSYKSKQFCKGAPGRFIYTALNEPTIDYGFQRLQKVIPRHPGDPEKLAKEMLLKRAADLVEALYGNPHSNQDMLLKRAADIAEALYSVPRPHSQLQALPSSPAHGSVMGLGSYPSQLGVSIGEPGQTAAQGYIRNSSSLSPRGYPSASTPQQSSYGSSGGMSGGYGAVPMASLGVPGSPGFSSASPTGSPYGIMPSSPTIPGSSSSSSLLPFSSFPSSAKQKSAFAPVLRPQGSPSPACTASGGNGFRAMTGLVIPPM; encoded by the exons TGGTGTGGCTCTGTCCAGGGCACACTTTGAGAAGCAGCCACCCTCGAACCTACGCAAGTCCAACTTCTTCCACTTTGTGTTGGCGCTCTACGACCGACACGGGCAgccggtggaggtggagaggacTGCCTTCATCGACTTTGTGGAGCACGAGAAG GAGCAGACTGGAGAGAAGACGAACAATGGGACACATTACAAGCTGCAGCTCCTTTACAGCAACG GGGTCCGGACAGAACAGGACCTGTATGCACGACTCATCGACTCTGTCACCAAACAG CCTATTTCCTACGAAGGACAGAACAAGAACCCCGAGATGTGCAGAGTGCTGCTCACACATGAGGTGATGTGCAG CCGCTGCTGCGAGAAGAAGAGCTGCGGCAACCGAAACGAGACCCCCTCAGACCCGGTCATCATCGACAG GTTTTTCTTAAAGTTCTTCCTCAAGTGCAACCAGAATTGTCTGAAAACGGCGGGGAACCCTCGGGACATGAGGCGGTTTCAG GTGGTCCTGTCCAGTACGGTTAGTGTGGATGGTCATGTCTTGGCTGTGTCGGACAACATGTTCGTCCACAATAACTCCAAACATGGACGTCGCGCACGCAGGATTGAGCCTGGAGAAAGCGTGGAGAACAGCATGGAATATG ccacccccTGCATAAAAGCCATCAGCCCCAGTGAGGGCTGGACCACAGGGGGCGCCATGGTCATCATCATTGGGGAGAACTTTTTTGACGGGCTGCAGGTGGTCTTCGGAAGCATGCTGGTATGGAGTGAG CTCATCACACCCCACGCCATCCGCGTCCAGACCCCGCCGCGCCACATCCCAGGGGTGGTGGAGGTCACGCTCTCCTACAAGTCCAAGCAGTTCTGCAAGGGGGCACCTGGACGTTTCATCTACACAG CCCTGAATGAACCCACCATTGACTATGGCTTTCAGCGTTTGCAGAAGGTCATACCCAGACACCCCGGGGACCCTGAAAAACTGGCCAAG GAGATGCTCCTGAAGAGAGCAGCAGACCTGGTTGAGGCCCTCTATGGAAATCCTCACAGTAACCAG GACATGCTTCTGAAGCGTGCTGCAGACATTGCGGAGGCCCTCTACAGTGTGCCACGCCCCCACAGCCAGCTGCAGGCTCTGCCCAGCTCCCCGGCCCACGGCAGCGTGATGGGCCTGGGCTCCTACCCTTCCCAGCTGGGAGTCAGCATCGGTGAGCCAGGCCAGACTGCAGCTCAAG GCTACATTCGTAACTCCAGCAGCCTGTCCCCGCGAGGCTACCCGTCTGCCTCTACCCCCCAGCAGTCCAGCTATGGGAGCAGTGGAGGCATGAGTGGCGGGTATGGGGCTGTGCCTATGGCTAGCCTGGGAGTACCGGGTTCCCCGGGCTTCAGCAGCGCCTCTCCCACAGGCTCACCCTATGGAA TCATGCCCTCCAGCCCCACCATCCCTGGGTCCAGTTCCTCCTCCTCATTGCTCCCCTTCTCCTCGTTCCCATCCTCCGCCAAGCAGAAGAGCGCCTTCGCTCCAGTACTCCGGCCCCAGGGCTCGCCCTCCCCTGCCTGCACCGCCTCTGGGGGCAACGGCTTCCGAG CAATGACCGGCCTGGTCATCCCCCCCATGTAG